One part of the Ralstonia pickettii genome encodes these proteins:
- the pdxR gene encoding MocR-like pyridoxine biosynthesis transcription factor PdxR, with the protein MDYGVLLSNYERTSMHGEGGTRTSQQQRLYACLRTAILSGQIEEGTRLAPSRTLAEELGIARNSVLYAYEQLASEGFVLSRRQGTVVARVGLQQTPTPAPEAAPELSRRVKDLERPRGGMDDLLPFLPGTPALDVFPLAQWRRCMERGWRRIGPGQMGYGPVEGNVALRQAVAEYLRVSRGVRCDATQVFITDGTQNSLDMCARTLADAGDTAWIENPGYYGARAALQAADMRLMPISVDVDGLAPREEDWRDTPPRLIYITPSHQYPLGAVMSLERRLSLIQHARAVGAWIIEDDYDSEFRHTGAPLSAVQGLTENAPVIYLGTFSKMLFPALRLGYMVVPPALVPALKKTAGALMLRGRVAEQLALAEFIEAGHFTRHLRRMRRLYGERRDALQAAIERHLDGIVTVSGGAGGMHLSARLDAPVPDTEVSRAARAHGMVLRPLSRFCLPGTLTAQYNGLVLGYGNVPAEAMDGLVKRMRDVIESVGG; encoded by the coding sequence ATGGATTACGGGGTCCTGCTGTCGAACTACGAACGCACATCGATGCACGGCGAAGGCGGAACGCGCACTTCGCAGCAGCAACGGCTGTATGCGTGCCTGCGTACCGCCATCCTGAGCGGACAGATCGAGGAAGGTACGCGCCTGGCGCCATCGCGCACGCTGGCCGAAGAGCTGGGCATTGCGCGCAACTCAGTGCTCTACGCCTACGAGCAACTCGCCTCGGAGGGCTTCGTGCTCAGCCGACGGCAAGGCACGGTGGTGGCGCGCGTTGGCCTGCAGCAGACGCCCACGCCAGCGCCCGAAGCCGCGCCCGAGCTCTCGCGCCGAGTGAAAGACCTCGAACGCCCGCGCGGCGGCATGGACGACCTGCTGCCCTTCCTGCCCGGTACGCCCGCGCTGGATGTGTTCCCGCTCGCGCAATGGCGCCGCTGCATGGAGCGCGGGTGGCGCCGCATCGGTCCGGGGCAGATGGGCTACGGCCCGGTCGAAGGCAACGTGGCGCTGCGGCAAGCCGTGGCGGAATACCTGCGCGTTTCGCGCGGCGTGCGCTGCGACGCGACGCAGGTTTTCATCACCGATGGCACGCAGAACAGCCTCGACATGTGCGCGCGCACGCTGGCCGATGCAGGCGACACCGCGTGGATCGAAAACCCCGGTTATTACGGCGCCCGCGCCGCCTTGCAGGCCGCAGACATGCGATTGATGCCGATCAGCGTCGATGTGGACGGTCTCGCCCCGCGCGAAGAAGACTGGCGCGACACGCCGCCCCGGCTCATCTACATCACGCCGTCGCACCAATATCCGCTCGGCGCGGTGATGAGCCTGGAGCGCCGTCTCTCGCTCATTCAGCACGCACGCGCAGTTGGCGCATGGATCATCGAAGACGACTACGACAGCGAGTTCCGCCACACGGGTGCGCCGCTATCCGCCGTGCAGGGCCTGACTGAGAATGCGCCGGTCATCTATCTCGGCACGTTCAGCAAGATGCTGTTCCCGGCACTGCGCCTCGGCTATATGGTGGTGCCGCCTGCGCTTGTGCCCGCGCTGAAGAAGACGGCCGGTGCGCTGATGCTGCGCGGGCGCGTGGCTGAGCAGCTGGCGCTGGCCGAGTTCATCGAGGCAGGACATTTCACGCGGCACCTTAGGCGCATGCGTCGCCTCTATGGCGAGCGCCGCGATGCGCTGCAGGCCGCGATCGAGCGCCACCTTGATGGCATCGTCACCGTATCGGGCGGCGCGGGGGGCATGCATCTTTCCGCCCGGCTCGACGCCCCGGTGCCCGACACCGAAGTCAGCCGCGCCGCCCGTGCGCACGGAATGGTGTTGCGGCCGCTGTCGCGCTTCTGCCTGCCGGGCACGCTGACGGCGCAATACAACGGCCTTGTGCTCGGTTACGGCAACGTGCCGGCCGAAGCGATGGACGGATTGGTGAAGCGCATGCGGGACGTCATCGAAAGCGTGGGCGGCTGA
- a CDS encoding indolepyruvate ferredoxin oxidoreductase family protein — MNAPLNDALRRALETVSLDDKYTLERGRIYISGTQALVRLPMLQQERDRAAGLNTAGFISGYRGSPLGALDQALWKAKKHLAGHNIVFQAGLNEDLAATAVWGSQQVNLYPSAKFSGVFGMWYGKGPGVDRTIDVFKHANSAGSSAHGGVLVLAGDDHAAKSSTLAHQSEHVFKAAGIPVLYPSNVQEYLDYGLHGWAMSRYSGLWVSMKCVTDVVESSASVDVDPHRAQIILPEDFVMPQGGLNIRWPDPPLVQEARLLDYKWYAGLSYVRANKLDRVVLDSPQARFGIMTAGKAYLDVRQALVDLGLDEETCRRIGIRLYKVGCVWPLEAHGARAFAEGLQEILVVEEKRQILEYQLKEELYNYRDDVRPRVYGKFDERDNAGGEWSVPMANWLLPAHYELSPALIARAIATRLEKFELPSDVRARIASRIAIIDAKEKALAKPRVTAERKPWFCSGCPHNTSTNVPEGSRALAGIGCHYMTVWMDRRTDTFSQMGGEGVAWIGQMPFSGDQHVFANLGDGTYYHSGLLAIRASIAAKVNITYKILYNDAVAMTGGQPVDGPLSVPQIAAQVHAEGTSRIVIVTDEPEKYNAAIKLPEGVTVHHRDRLDAIQRELREVQGTSVLIYDQTCATEKRRRRKRGTMVDPARRAFINDAVCEGCGDCSVKSNCLSVEPLETELGTKRKINQSSCNKDFSCVNGFCPSFVTAEGAQVRKPESHGVSMEGLPLLPHPELPAIQRAYGVLVTGVGGTGVVTIGGLLGMAAHIEGKGVTVLDMAGLAQKGGAVLSHVQIGERPDSIHATRIAMGEADLVIGCDAIVSASDEVLSKVQHGQTRAIINSTASPTADFIKNPNWRFPGSSTEADIRAAIGDACAFEDASTLAVRLLGDAIYTNPLVLGFAWQKGWVPLTHDALVRAIELNGVAVEKNKTAFEWGRHLAQDRDAVLKLAGDAPRAKADVVALPSLDTLIARRVDLLTAYQNAAYAAEFRAVVERVRAAEAAVVGAGQPLALTEAVVRNLSKLMAYKDEYEVARLYTDPAFLDKLRAQFEGEPGRDYQLNFWLAPPMMAKRDEKGHLVKQRFGPNTMRIFKVLAKLKGLRGTAFDIFGKTEERRTERALIGEYRALVDELAKGLTAQKLAQAVELARLPEDIRGFGHVKEANLAAARIRWNKLMAQWRDPAAAQQAA, encoded by the coding sequence ATGAATGCCCCTCTGAACGACGCGCTACGCCGCGCGCTCGAAACTGTTTCCCTGGACGACAAGTACACGCTCGAGCGTGGCCGCATCTACATCAGCGGCACGCAGGCACTGGTGCGTCTGCCGATGCTGCAGCAGGAGCGCGACCGCGCCGCCGGGCTAAATACGGCAGGCTTCATCTCCGGCTACCGCGGCTCGCCGCTGGGGGCCCTGGACCAGGCCCTGTGGAAGGCCAAGAAGCATCTGGCCGGGCACAACATCGTCTTCCAGGCGGGGCTCAACGAAGACCTGGCCGCCACGGCGGTCTGGGGCTCGCAGCAGGTCAATCTGTATCCGAGCGCCAAGTTCAGCGGCGTGTTCGGCATGTGGTACGGCAAGGGGCCGGGCGTGGACCGCACGATCGACGTGTTCAAGCACGCCAACTCGGCGGGCTCGTCCGCGCATGGCGGCGTGCTGGTACTGGCAGGCGATGACCACGCCGCCAAGTCGTCCACGCTGGCGCACCAGTCCGAGCACGTCTTCAAGGCGGCCGGCATTCCGGTGCTGTATCCGTCGAACGTGCAGGAATATCTCGACTACGGCCTGCACGGCTGGGCGATGAGCCGCTACTCCGGCCTGTGGGTGTCGATGAAGTGCGTGACGGACGTGGTGGAATCGTCGGCTTCGGTCGACGTCGATCCGCACCGCGCGCAGATCATCCTGCCCGAAGATTTCGTCATGCCGCAGGGCGGCCTGAACATCCGCTGGCCCGATCCGCCGCTGGTGCAGGAAGCGCGGCTGCTCGACTACAAGTGGTACGCCGGTCTCTCGTACGTGCGCGCCAACAAGCTGGACCGCGTGGTGCTCGATTCGCCGCAGGCACGCTTCGGCATCATGACCGCCGGCAAGGCGTATCTGGACGTGCGCCAGGCGCTGGTCGATCTCGGCCTGGATGAGGAAACCTGCCGCCGCATCGGCATCCGCCTGTACAAGGTCGGCTGCGTGTGGCCGCTGGAAGCGCACGGCGCGCGTGCCTTTGCCGAAGGGCTGCAAGAGATCCTGGTGGTGGAAGAGAAGCGCCAGATCCTGGAATACCAACTCAAGGAAGAGCTGTACAACTACCGCGACGACGTGCGTCCGCGCGTGTACGGCAAGTTTGACGAGCGCGACAACGCCGGCGGCGAATGGTCCGTGCCGATGGCCAACTGGCTGCTGCCGGCGCATTACGAGCTGTCGCCTGCGCTGATCGCCCGCGCCATCGCCACGCGCCTGGAAAAGTTCGAGCTGCCGTCGGACGTGCGCGCACGCATCGCGTCGCGCATCGCCATCATCGACGCCAAAGAGAAGGCGCTCGCCAAGCCGCGCGTTACCGCCGAGCGCAAGCCGTGGTTCTGCTCGGGCTGCCCGCACAACACGTCGACCAACGTGCCGGAAGGCTCGCGCGCGCTGGCCGGCATCGGCTGCCACTACATGACCGTGTGGATGGATCGCCGCACCGACACCTTCAGCCAGATGGGCGGCGAAGGCGTGGCGTGGATCGGTCAGATGCCGTTTTCGGGCGACCAGCACGTGTTCGCCAACCTCGGCGACGGAACGTATTACCACTCGGGCCTGCTGGCGATTCGCGCGTCGATTGCAGCCAAGGTGAACATCACCTATAAGATCCTCTACAACGACGCCGTGGCCATGACGGGCGGCCAGCCGGTCGACGGCCCGCTCTCCGTGCCGCAGATTGCCGCACAGGTGCATGCCGAAGGGACGTCGCGCATCGTCATCGTCACGGACGAGCCCGAGAAGTACAACGCCGCCATCAAGCTGCCCGAAGGTGTGACGGTGCATCACCGCGATCGCCTCGATGCCATCCAGCGCGAGCTGCGCGAAGTGCAAGGCACCAGCGTGCTGATCTACGACCAGACCTGCGCGACGGAAAAGCGCCGCCGCCGCAAGCGCGGCACGATGGTTGATCCGGCCCGCCGCGCGTTCATCAACGACGCCGTGTGCGAAGGCTGCGGCGATTGCTCGGTCAAGTCGAACTGCCTGTCGGTCGAGCCGCTGGAAACGGAGCTGGGCACGAAGCGCAAGATCAACCAGTCGTCCTGCAACAAGGATTTCTCGTGCGTGAACGGCTTCTGCCCGAGCTTCGTGACGGCAGAAGGTGCGCAGGTGCGCAAGCCGGAGTCGCACGGCGTTTCGATGGAAGGCTTGCCGCTGCTGCCGCATCCTGAGCTGCCCGCCATCCAGCGCGCGTACGGCGTGCTGGTGACCGGCGTGGGCGGCACGGGCGTGGTGACGATCGGGGGCCTGCTCGGCATGGCCGCGCACATCGAAGGCAAGGGCGTGACGGTGCTCGACATGGCGGGCCTGGCGCAGAAAGGTGGCGCCGTGCTCTCGCACGTGCAGATCGGCGAGCGCCCCGATTCGATCCACGCCACGCGCATCGCCATGGGCGAGGCGGACCTCGTGATCGGCTGCGACGCCATTGTCTCGGCGTCGGACGAAGTGCTGTCGAAGGTGCAGCACGGCCAGACGCGCGCCATCATCAACAGCACCGCATCGCCCACGGCCGACTTCATCAAGAACCCGAACTGGCGCTTCCCGGGCAGCTCGACCGAAGCGGACATCCGTGCGGCCATCGGCGATGCCTGCGCGTTTGAAGACGCCAGCACGCTGGCCGTGCGCCTGCTGGGCGACGCCATCTACACCAACCCCCTGGTGCTGGGTTTTGCGTGGCAAAAAGGCTGGGTTCCGCTGACACACGACGCGCTCGTCCGCGCGATCGAACTGAACGGCGTGGCCGTCGAGAAAAACAAGACCGCGTTCGAATGGGGCCGTCACCTTGCTCAGGACCGCGACGCGGTGCTCAAGCTCGCTGGCGATGCGCCCCGTGCCAAGGCCGACGTCGTCGCCCTGCCCTCGCTGGACACGCTGATCGCCCGCCGCGTCGATCTGCTGACCGCCTACCAGAACGCCGCGTATGCCGCCGAATTCCGCGCTGTGGTCGAACGGGTGCGCGCGGCGGAAGCAGCCGTGGTCGGTGCAGGCCAGCCGCTGGCGCTGACGGAAGCCGTGGTGCGCAATCTGTCGAAGCTGATGGCTTACAAGGACGAATACGAAGTCGCCCGCCTGTACACCGATCCGGCGTTCCTCGACAAGCTGCGCGCCCAGTTCGAAGGCGAACCGGGGCGCGACTACCAGCTCAACTTCTGGCTCGCCCCGCCCATGATGGCCAAGCGTGACGAGAAGGGGCACCTGGTCAAGCAACGCTTCGGTCCGAACACGATGCGCATCTTCAAGGTGCTCGCCAAGCTCAAGGGCCTGCGCGGCACGGCGTTCGACATCTTCGGCAAGACCGAAGAACGCCGCACCGAGCGCGCGCTGATCGGCGAATACCGCGCGCTGGTCGATGAACTGGCGAAAGGCCTGACGGCGCAAAAGCTGGCGCAAGCCGTGGAACTGGCTCGCCTGCCGGAGGACATCCGCGGCTTCGGCCATGTGAAGGAGGCCAACCTCGCGGCGGCGCGCATCCGCTGGAACAAGCTGATGGCCCAGTGGCGCGATCCGGCTGCGGCACAGCAGGCGGCCTGA
- the sbcB gene encoding exodeoxyribonuclease I encodes MPVTPTFLWHDYETFGAVPRRDRPAQFAGIRTDAELNEIGEPVELFCQPSNDWLPDPVSCLITGITPQQCARQGIPEYRFAQAIERELGTPGTIGVGYNTIRFDDEVTRHLFWRNLIDPYAREWQNECGRWDLLDVVRTTWALRPEGIQWPTHEDGRPSFKLEHLSKANGLVHEAAHDAVSDVRATIALARLIRNAQPRLFDFCLALRKKDRVVAEIGDAPRPLLHISGMYGVERGCMAVVWPLGGHPTNKNELIVWDLAFDPSELFDMDVATIRERMFTRTADLAEGTTRLPIKSIHINKSPIVISNMKTLQPAQAERWGIDFATIERHAAIAQGAPDMRETWRQVYARELEAIEDVDQNLYGGFVGNEDRRLLNELRTLSGEQLARLHAEFADARLPELLFRYRARNFPDTLNEEEYELWEQLRAERLFEGRDGYMTFETFGERLQQLGAEAEENGDTRAQTILQDLYDYAQQIVPG; translated from the coding sequence TTGCCTGTCACTCCCACCTTTCTCTGGCACGACTACGAAACGTTCGGTGCCGTGCCGCGCCGTGATCGCCCCGCGCAGTTTGCCGGCATCCGCACCGATGCCGAGCTGAACGAGATCGGCGAGCCGGTCGAACTGTTCTGCCAGCCTTCCAACGACTGGCTGCCCGATCCGGTGTCGTGCCTCATCACCGGCATCACGCCGCAGCAATGCGCCCGGCAAGGCATTCCGGAATACCGTTTCGCCCAGGCTATCGAGCGCGAACTCGGCACGCCCGGCACCATCGGCGTCGGCTACAACACCATCCGCTTCGACGATGAGGTGACGCGCCACCTGTTCTGGCGCAACCTGATCGACCCGTATGCACGCGAGTGGCAGAACGAATGTGGGCGCTGGGATCTGCTCGACGTGGTGCGCACCACGTGGGCCCTGCGCCCGGAGGGCATTCAATGGCCCACCCACGAAGACGGCAGGCCCAGCTTCAAGCTGGAGCATCTGTCCAAGGCCAACGGCCTGGTGCACGAGGCCGCGCACGATGCGGTGTCCGACGTGCGTGCGACGATCGCGCTGGCGCGTCTGATTCGCAACGCGCAGCCGCGCCTGTTCGATTTCTGCCTGGCGCTGCGCAAGAAAGACCGCGTGGTGGCGGAGATTGGCGATGCGCCGCGGCCGTTGCTGCACATCTCCGGGATGTACGGCGTGGAGCGTGGCTGCATGGCCGTGGTGTGGCCGCTGGGCGGTCACCCCACCAACAAGAACGAACTGATCGTGTGGGACTTGGCGTTCGACCCGTCCGAGCTGTTCGACATGGACGTCGCCACGATTCGCGAGCGCATGTTCACGCGCACGGCCGATCTGGCCGAAGGCACCACGCGACTGCCGATCAAGTCGATCCACATCAACAAGTCGCCCATCGTCATCAGCAACATGAAGACGCTGCAGCCCGCGCAGGCAGAACGCTGGGGCATCGACTTTGCCACGATCGAACGCCACGCCGCCATCGCCCAGGGCGCGCCCGACATGCGCGAAACCTGGCGTCAGGTGTACGCCCGCGAACTGGAGGCGATTGAAGACGTCGACCAGAACCTCTACGGCGGATTCGTCGGCAACGAGGATCGCCGCCTGCTCAATGAGCTGCGCACGCTCAGCGGCGAACAACTCGCGCGCCTGCATGCGGAATTTGCCGATGCGCGCCTGCCGGAGCTGCTGTTCCGCTATCGCGCACGCAACTTTCCCGATACGTTGAACGAAGAGGAATACGAACTGTGGGAACAGCTTCGCGCCGAGCGGTTGTTCGAAGGCCGTGACGGCTACATGACCTTTGAGACCTTCGGCGAGCGGCTTCAGCAATTGGGCGCGGAAGCCGAGGAGAACGGCGACACGCGCGCGCAAACCATCCTGCAGGATCTGTACGACTACGCGCAGCAGATCGTGCCGGGCTGA